From Penicillium digitatum chromosome 5, complete sequence, one genomic window encodes:
- a CDS encoding Isocitrate/isopropylmalate dehydrogenase, producing MIAARNFSVARQCMRPSRVAPRFAAPIAQVRFYASPVQEAVAKFKGQKGPDGKYTVTLIEGDGIGPEISQSIKDIFEAAKAPIKWESVDVTPILKDGKTAIPDDAIASVRRNYVALKGPLATPVGKGHVSLNLTLRRTFNLFANLRPCRSIAGYKTPYDNVDTVLIRENTEGEYSGIEHVVVDGVVQSIKLITREASERVLRFAFQYAQSINKKKVRVVHKATIMKMSDGLFLNTAREIAKEFPDIEFDAELLDNSCLRIVTDPTPYNDKVLVMPNLYGDILSDMCAGLIGGLGLTPSGNIGDECSIFEAVHGSAPDIAGKGLANPTAMLLSSIMMLQHMGLHEHANRIQKAIFDTLAEGKTLTGDLGGKSKTHEYAAAIIKRL from the exons ATGATTGCTGCTCGGAATTTCTCTGTCGCTCGCCAGTGCATGCGCCCGTCCCGCGTGGCCCCCCGATTTGCTGCTCCCATCGCGCAG GTCCGCTTCTACGCTAGCCCAGTACAGGAGGCAGTTGCCAAGTTCAAGGGTCAGAAAGGCCCTGAT GGCAAGTACACTGTGACTCTGATTGAGGGTGACGGTATTGGTCCTGAGATTTCTCAGTCCATCAAGGACATCTTCGAGGCCGCAAAG GCCCCCATCAAATGGGAATCTGTTGATGTCACCCCcatcttgaaggatggcaAGACCGCCATTCCCGATGATGCCATTGCCAGTGTGCGCCGGAACTACGTCGCTCTCAAGGGTCCTCTCGCT ACCCCCGTTGGCAAGGGTCACGTCTCCCTGAACCTGACTCTCCGCCGTACTTTCAACCTTTTCGCCAACCTGCGTCCTTGCCGCTCCATTGCTGGCTACAAGACCCCCTACGACAATGTCGACACTGTTCTCATCCGTGAGAACACCGAGGGTGAATACTCTGGTATTGAGCACGTTGTCGTTGACGGTGTCGTGCAGAGCATCAAGCTCATCACCCGCGAAGCTTCCGAGCGTGTTCTCCGTTTCGCTTTCCAGTACGCTCAGTcaatcaacaagaagaaggtcCGCGTTGTCCACAAGGCCACTATCATGAAGATGTCCGACGGTCTGTTCCTCAACACCGCTCGTGAGATCGCTAAGGAATTCCCTGATATCGAGTTCGACGCTGAGCTGCTGGACAACTCATGCCTGCGCATCGTCACCGACCCTACCCCTTACAACGACAAGGTCCTCGTTATGCCCAACCTGTACGGTGACATTCTGTCCGACATGTGCGCCGGTCTGATCGGTGGTCTCGGTCTTACCCCCTCCGGTAACATTGGTGACGAGTGTTCCATCTTCGAGGCCGTCCACGGCTCTGCCCCCGATATTGCCGGCAAGGGCCTCGCCAACCCCACTGCTATGCTTCTTAGCAGTATCATGATGCTGCAGCACATGGGTCTCCACGAACACGCCAACCGCATCCAGAAGGCCATCTTCGATACTCTTGCCGAGGGCAAG ACCCTCACCGGTGATCTTGGCGGAAAGTCCAAGACCCACGAGTACGCTGCGGCTATCATCAAGCGCCTGTAA
- a CDS encoding CT20 family protein — MPPKKKTKRAHSPTPQDDTMAESSASTPSSDSAGKSDTEYDLITDPWTDEQETALLKAIIKWKPVGLHKHFRMLAISDYLKSQGYAPSTAEHMRIPGIWKKLGSLYNLEALDEREDSVITDINEDDEGSSEMYCTFELPYDEYGEMMFERRLAMEESLSPVTSRASRAGGSRRGSTVADTDEPRSSPAPSRGRKSRPSTRGTRSTRLQVEIGPGSQGKVSDEGGDSAEDTGANDEDDEEGEEGEEGDSDEDEGEGEKGGSRSTRAQTTRSKAKDHRPSTSAAIRRTARRR; from the exons ATgcctcccaaaaaaaaaactaagCGTGCGCACTCGCCCACACCCCAAGATGATACCATGGCGGAGTCGAGCGCAAGCACCCCGTCAAGCGACAGCGCCGGCAAGTCGGACACAGAATACGATCTCATCACAGATCCCTGGACAGATGAGCAAGAAACTGCGCTATTAAAAGCGATCATAAAATGGAAACCGGTCG GCCTACACAAACACTTCCGGATGCTCGCAATCTCGGATTACTTGAAGAGCCAAGGATACGCACCATCCACCGCGGAACATATGCGAATTCCAGGCATCTGGAAAAAACTAGGCTCATTATACAATCTGGAAGCCCTTGACGAGCGG GAAGATTCAGTTATTACCGATATCaatgaagacgatgaaggATCGAGCGAAATGTATTGCACGTTCGAGCTCCCTTATGACGAGTACGGCGAGATGATGTTTGAAAGGCGGCTTGCGATGGAAGAATCATTGTCGCCCGTCACTAGTCGTGCTAGTCGTGCGGGTGGATCGCGGCGAGGAAGTACAGTCGCGGATACAGATG AACCACGGTCTTCTCCTGCCCCATCTCGAGGTCGTAAATCCCGTCCCTCCACCCGCGGAACACGCTCAACTCGGCTTCAGGTAGAAATCGGCCCAGGGAGTCAAGGGAAGGTATCAGACGAAGGGGGAGATTCGGCAGAAGACACTGGAGCAAATGATGAGGACGACGAGGAGGGCGAAGAAGGCGAGGAGGGCGATAGCGACGAAGATGAGGGCGAGGGCGAAAAAGGTGGTTCGCGGAGCACTCGAGCGCAGACAACTCGATCCAAAGCCAAAGATCACAGGCCCTCGACTAGCGCTGCGATACGCAGGACTGCCCGACGGCGTTAA
- a CDS encoding Spc97/Spc98, whose product MDCDHELDPFSSESLWRLSKFSIEALQPLGSLPWNATLSDDTTSCFKICPQPADKIEPVWKLDIFPTGLEKPESSSDSTINPSIDSESDTTCDSLKNISGDDNDIWSLDLLQDDPGQLSPQKSWERYQHRSFQEPVSVYFSESGAKGFDAALSKQNNAKSHGLPTRMVRTDVFIRSLLRLGLGWSSAFFRYDQRTNEFKRHLKDIRVSGTSSMVLENVIEHVAQCGTNMQRMRLFAQDPPAKCRKLSALFTLSSTVAVIIFNLEQQISDQSKSIASLLQIKAMFHRCGDLIGVLAAVVGAAQKAVSDAQAMSIVVERAAFFAQKFGWMENLLHETVIRVTRPWFKFIENWIGLTPEETALTASMASGKTFVRLDTHDAAKIKTGLARIDHMYQADHMPSFIPADQARSIFESGRSLQLLKRSHPRHPIARPDVLFRTGGLHLHCATTWAGIEHIQTKAQEYESILRAEIKRYQDGDADLQDSPSNVASRDVGHTAETEVTTAAFELFDLDEKNASGPVTDHKALSKDDFKHLLDKARGFEIDHTSEGTHLGPELMSGLHLSIAPILSSQALLIDYSCLHLLFKEHRIRHHLNMQWRFQLLGEGSFVARLSNSLFDPEMESGERKAGKVRSGVGTGLRLGSRDTWPPASSELRLVLIGLLGDCYFGCTNTEDDEKPRIRKDNELPGGLSFGIRELTDKEIEGCKNPNAIEALDFLRLQYTPPEVLQSLITARSLNKYDLLFKHLLRLIRMVSAVKGLIRDSTARGSLPGDTHDVYQKFRMDAQHFVLAVSDYCFHIGIGSIWQRFQGTLTKIEHCLNRGDIDGTIEAAHSVPRLRDYHEDMLDQMLFALFLSKRHAQAAKLLESIFGTILGFGLLSRADGIGMRNESEGAVLHLYQSFRKQTSAFVNYLRSLESGKATSKSMTRSGEFFSSRTDPTSVFEHLRVRLDMKNYY is encoded by the exons ATGGATTGTGATCATGAGCTGGATCCTTTCTCCAGTGAAAGCCTCTGGAGACTCTCCAAATTCAGTATAGAAGCTTTGCAGCCATTGGGATCGCTACCATGGAACGCTACTCTAAGTG ATGATACTACATCTTGCTTTAAGATATGCCCACAACCCGCAGATAAGATCGAGCCTGTGTGGAAGCTGGATATCTTTCCTACCGGCTTAGAAAAGCCCGAATCATCTTCCGACTCGACCATCAATCCCTCCATAGACAGCGAATCTGATACCACGTGTGATTCTTTAAAGAACATTTCAGGAGATGACAACGATATCTGGTCTTTGGATTTACTTCAGGATGATCCTGGCCAACTATCCCCTCAGAAATCATGGGAGAGATATCAACACAGGTCTTTTCAAGAGCCTGTGTCTGTTTACTTTAGTGAATCCGGGGCAAAGGGCTTCGATGCAGCTTTGTCAAAGCAAAACAATGCAAAGAGTCATGGCCTACCAACTCGAATGGTCCGAACAGATGTGTTCATTCGATCACTGCTTCGTCTCGGGCTCGGCTGGAGCTCTGCATTCTTTCGCTACGACCAACGCACCAACGAATTCAAAAGGCATTTGAAGGATATCCGGGTCTCTGGTACTAGCTCAATGGTACTGGAAAATGTGATTGAACATGTGGCACAATGTGGTACCAACATGCAGCGTATGCGGTTGTTTGCACAAGACCCGCCAGCCAAATGCAGAAAACTCTCTGCTTTGTTCACATTAAGCAGCACGGTTGCTGTGATAATTTTCAACCTTGAGCAGCAGATCTCTGATCAATCAAAAAGCATTGCCTCACTCTTGCAAATAAAGGCAATGTTTCACCGCTGCGGAGACTTAATAGGTGTACTGGCAGCTGTTGTTGGTGCTGCGCAAAAGGCCGTCTCGGACGCACAAGCCATGTCAATTGTCGTGGAACGTGCTGCATTTTTTGCCCAGAAGTTTGGCTGGATGGAGAACCTTCTGCATGAGACTGTGATCCGAGTGACTCGGCCATGGTTCAAATTCATCGAGAATTGGATAGGGCTTACACCCGAAGAAACTGCCCTCACAGCATCAATGGCCAGTGGCAAAACCTTCGTCCGACTGGATACTCATGACGCTGCCAAGATCAAGACTGGGCTAGCACGAATCGACCACATGTATCAAGCGGATCATATGCCGTCTTTTATCCCGGCCGACCAAGCCCGGTCCATATTTGAAAGTGGGCGAAGTCTTCAACTATTGAAACGATCCCACCCTCGACATCCCATCGCACGGCCTGATGTTCTTTTCCGAACTGGTGGTCTTCATCTGCATTGTGCGACCACTTGGGCTGGTATTGAGCATATTCAAACAAAAGCTCAGGAGTACGAGTCAATTCTCCGTGCTGAGATCAAGAGATATCAAGATGGTGATGCCGACTTGCAGGATTCACCATCAAATGTGGCCTCCCGGGATGTCGGTCACACCGCCGAGACAGAAGTTACGACGGCAGCCTTTGAACTCTTCGATCTAGATGAAAAAAATGCTTCAGGGCCGGTCACCGATCACAAGGCTCTTTCAAAAGATGATTTTAAGCACCTGCTCGACAAAGCCCGGGGATTTGAAATCGACCACACCAGTGAAGGAACCCACCTCGGTCCTGAATTGATGTCTGGCCTCCATCTGTCTATTGCGCCTATTCTTTCGTCACAAGCACTTCTCATTGACTACTCTTGCCTGCACCTTCTCTTCAAAGAGCATCGAATTCGCCATCATTTGAACATGCAATGGCGTTTCCAGTTGCTGGGAGAGGGCTCATTTGTCGCCCGCCTTTCTAACTCCCTATTTGACCCGGAGATGGAAAGTGGAGAGCGAAAGGCTGGGAAAGTGCGCAGTGGTGTTGGCACCGGTTTACGACTCGGCAGTCGTGACACATGGCCGCCAGCTAGTTCAGAGTTGCGACTCGTGTTGATCGGCCTGCTAGGAGATTGTTACTTTGGCTGCACAAACAcagaggatgatgagaaaCCCCGCATTCGAAAGGATAACGAATTGCCTGGCGGCCTGAGCTTCGGAATTCGAGAACTGACAGACAAAGAAATCGAGGGATGTAAAAATCCGAATGCAATAGAAGCTTTGGACTTCCTTCGTCTACAGTACACACCGCCAGAAGTCCTTCAATCCCTCATTACTGCTCGCTCTTTAAACAAGTATGATCTTCTCTTCAAGCATTTGCTTCGTTTGATACGCATGGTTTCTGCCGTGAAAGGACTTATCCGGGATTCTACTGCTCGAGGATCTCTACCAGGAGACACACATGATGTATACCAAAAGTTCAGAATGGATGCCCAGCACTTTGTGCTTGCGGTCAGTGATTACTGTTTCCATATTGGCATTGGATCTATCTGGCAACGTTTCCAAGGCACACTTACTAAGATCGAGCACTGCCTCAACCGCGGTGATATCGACGGTACGATTGAAGCGGCGCACTCGGTACCACGACTTCGCGATTATCACGAAGACATGCTTGACCAGATGCTGTTCGCGTTATTCCTCAGCAAGCGCCATGCGCAAGCGGCCAAACTGCTTGAATCCATTTTTGGTACTATTCTCGGCTTCGGTCTTCTCTCAAGAGCAGATGGAATCGGGATGCGCAATGAAAGCGAAGGAGCCGTTCTTCATCTGTACCAGTCTTTTAGAAAACAGACATCCGCCTTTGTCAACTATCTTCGTAGCCTGGAGTCCGGGAAGGCCACTTCAAAATCAATGACCAGATCCGGTGAATTCTTCTCGTCGCGGACAGACCCAACCAGCGTCTTTGAGCATCTACGGGTTAGACTAGACATGAAGAACTACTATTGA
- a CDS encoding Nitrate reductase, putative yields MASITTQPITAETICVKKGQVTVKDIILSPAAPDIPLPPPSKSLVDILDVDKGTPDYHVHRDPRLIRLTGIHPFNVEPPLTALYDEGFLTSPELFFVRNHGAVPQVHDEDIPDWEISIEGLVEKPRVLTFREVLQKYDQITAPITLVCAGNRRKEQNTVRKSKGFSWGAAGLSTALFTGPMMADILRRAKPLRQAKYVCMEGADALPNGFYGTSVKLNWAMDPNRGIMLAHKMNGEDLRPDHGRPLRAVVPGQIGGRSVKWLKKLVLTDAPSNNWYHINDNRVLPTMVTPEMSAQNRKWWADERYAIYELSVNSVAVYPRHEEEIDLLTAGPTYIAKGYAYAGGGRRITRVEISLDRGKSWRLSDIKYAEDRYRNFDGDLFGGKIDMWWREASFCWSFWSLEVPVVDLETSDAILVRAVDEALSTMPRDMYWSVLGMMNNPWFRVTITKQGSKLKFEHPTDPTKAGGWMERVKKTGGDLLNGNWGGRVKDDKPVEPEPVKEINMKKDGVNRKIDLQELKATRSREKPWFVVNGEVYDGTGFLEGHPGGAISMTSSAGLDVSEDFLEIHSETAKAMMPDYHIGTLDKVSFEALQGSSAAGSDEPHEVFLQSRTWKRATLTEKKKVSCDTQVFVFDLEYEKQALGLSIGQHLMIKVEDPSNNEAIIRSYTPISDTTLLGKMELLIKVYYPMENIPGGKMTMALDKLPAGSEIDCKGPVGRFEYLGNGRVSIGGKKRQLRSFKMICGGTGITPVFQVLRAVMQDTKDTTTCVVLDGNRQEEDILCRSDLDAYVETDSRKCTVVHTLTEASDTWAGRRGRISEELLAEYAAPEEQSMVLVCGPGPMEQSAREILLAHGWAESDLHFF; encoded by the exons ATGGCTAGCATAACCACCCAACCGATCACAGCAGAGACAATTTGTGTTAAGAAAGGACAAGTCACAGTCAAGGATATCATCTTAAGTCCAGCAGCGCCTGACATCCCACTTCCACCACCATCAAAGAGTCTCGTCGACATCTTGGATGTGGATAAAGGCACGCCGGATTACCATGTGCATCGCGATCCACGATTGATTCGGTTGACGGGAATTCATCCATTTAATGTGGAGCCGCCGTTGACAGCGTTGTATGATGAGG GCTTTCTCACGTCCCCGGAACTATTCTTTGTTCGGAACCATGGAGCAGTGCCGCAGGTCCACGATGAAGATATTCCGGATTGGGAGATTAGCATAGAAGG GCTGGTTGAGAAGCCACGAGTCCTGACCTTCCGCGAGGTGCTTCAGAAGTATGATCAGATTACCGCACCTATTACACTCGTCTGTGCGGGCAACAGACGCAAAGAACAGAACACAGTCCGGAAGTCCAAGGGCTTCTCATGGGGTGCGGCTGGCTTATCGACGGCACTATTCACAGGTCCTATGATGGCGGATATTCTGCGTCGTGCAAAGCCACTTCGACAAGCAAAGTACGTCTGTATGGAGGGAGCTGATGCACTG CCGAACGGATTTTACGGAACTTCGGTCAAACTGAACTGGGCCATGGACCCAAATCGAGGAATCATGTTGGCCCATAAGATGAACGGCGAAGATCTTAGGCCAGATCATGGCCGTCCTTTGAGGGCAGTGGTGCCAGGCCAAATTGGAGGTCGGAGCGTGAAGTGGTTGAAGAAGTTGGTTTTGACTGATGCCCCAAGCAATAATTGGTATCACATCAATGATAATCGAGTGCTCCC GACAATGGTAACACCGGAGATGTCAGCTCAGAATCGCAAGTGGTGGGCCGATGAGCGATATGCGATTTATGAACTGAGCGTGAATTCAGTGGCTGTGTATCCACGCCATGAGGAAGAAATCGATTTGTTAACAGCTGGACCTACGTATATAGCCAAGGGATATGCATACGCAGGCGGTGGTCGGAGGATCACAAGGGTTGAGATTTCTCTAGACAGAGGCAAAT CATGGCGCTTGTCCGATATAAAATACGCCGAAGATAGATACCGCAACTTTGACGGCGACCTGTTCGGCGGCAAGATTGACATGTGGTGGAGGGAAGCATCTTTCTGTTGGTCTTTCTGGTCATTGGAAGTCCCAGTGGTGGACCTAGAGACCAGCGACGCTATCCTAGTACGCGCAGTGGATGAGGCATTGAGCACTATGCCGCGTGACATGTACTGGTCTGTCTTGGGTATGATGAATAACCCATGGTTCAGGGTTACAATCACGAAACAAGGAAGTAAGTTGAAATTTGAGCATCCCACGGATCCAACTAAAGCCGGAGGGTGGATGGAAAGAGTCAAGAAGACTGGTGGTGACTTGCTCAATGGGAACTGGGGTGGAAGGGTTAAAGACGACAAGCCCGTCGAACCAGAACCTGTGAAGGAAATAAACATGAAGAAAGACGGCGTGAACCGGAAAATCGATTTGCAAGAACTGAAAGCCACTAGAAGCCGCGAGAAGCCATGGTTCGTTGTTAATGGCGAAGTGTATGATGGCACGGGCTTCCTCGAAGGCCACCCCGGAGGAGCGATCAGTATGACCTCTTCTGCTGGTTTGGATGTATCCGAGGACTTCCTGGAAATCC ACAGTGAAACTGCCAAGGCCATGATGCCAGATTACCATATTGGCACACTAGACAAGGTATCTTTCGAAGCGCTGCAGGGTAGTTCAGCTGCTGGATCTGATGAGCCACACGAAGTGTTCCTTCAGTCCCGAACATGGAAAAGAGCCACTCTCacagagaagaaaaaagtaTCCTGCGATACACAGGTTTTTGTCTTCGACCTAGAATATGAGAAGCAGGCTCTCGGTCTATCAATCGGCCAGCATCTGATGATCAAGGTCGAGGACCCATCAAATAATGAGGCCATCATCAGATCATACACTCCTATTTCAGACACAACCCTTTTGGGCAAGATGGAATTGCTCATAAAGGTCTACTATCCAATGGAAAACATCCCAGGAGGAAAAATGACCATGGCTCTCGACAAGCTTCCCGCAGGCTCAGAGATCGACTGCAAGGGCCCGGTAGGTCGATTTGAGTATCTCGGCAACGGCCGGGTTTCAATTGGAGGCAAAAAGCGCCAGCTCCGCTCGTTCAAGATGATATGCGGGGGAACGGGCATCACGCCAGTCTTCCAAGTTTTGCGGGCTGTTATGCAAGACACCAAAGACACCACGACATGTGTTGTGCTAGATGGAAACAGGCAGGAAGAAGATATACTGTGTCGTTCAGACCTCGATGCTTATGTGGAGACCGATAGCCGGAAATGCACTGTTGTGCATACATTGACCGAAGCATCTGATACCTGGGCTGGTCGCCGGGGCCGCATTTCTGAGGAACTGCTCGCGGAGTATGCAGCTCCAGAAGAGCAGAGTATGGTTCTAGTCTGTGGGCCTGGGCCCATGGAGCAGTCTGCTCGCGAAATTCTTCTCGCCCATGGTTGGGCAGAGTCAGATCTTCACTTCTTCTAA
- a CDS encoding Nitrite reductase, translated as MPELDGLRYGGPIDGSSSPANQVQRQKIVVVGFGMVAISLIEKIIKHDTERKVDIVVIGEESHVAYNRVGLSTFFEHRKIEDLYLNPTEWYDSFEERAFDHHLNTRVTAINPTAKTVQTSTGTTIDYDILVLATGSDATLPTHTPGHDAKGVFVYRTISDLERLIVFAAQHKGETAVTVGGGLLGLEAAKAMTDLKTFGNVKLIDRNKWVLARQLDGDAGSLVTRKIRELGLDVVHQKRVKMVHTDEGKNVDGITFEDGERIDCCCICFAIGVQPRDELGRDIGIQCGERGGFVIDENLQTSIPDIYAVGDCASWENQIFGIVAPGIEMADVLAFNLTNPNKPPRSFNRPDLSTKLKLLGIDVASFGDFFADRDGPKFLPGRRPSIVPGLGGNHPRDEPPVKALIYKDPFSGVYKKYLFTGDGKFLLGGMMIGDTKDYLKLNQMVKLQKVLDIPPSQLILGAQNGGEENADDLNDSTQICSCHNVTKGDVVECVENGICKTMAQVKSCTKAGTGCGGCMPLVQSIFNKTMLDMGEEVSNNLCSHIPYSRADLYGFVAIKQLKSFVDIMKTVGKNPESLGCELCKPAIASILSSLFNPHIMDKGFNDLQEINDKFLANIQRDGTFSVVPRIPGGEITADKLIAIGSVAKKYGLYCKITGAQRIDMFGAKKPDLLNVWTELVDAGMESGHAYAKALRAIKSCVGTTWCRFGVGDSVGMAIRLEERYKSIRAPHKFKGAVSGCVRECAEAQNKDFGLIATEGGFNIFVGGNGGAKPRHAELLVADLPAEMVIPIIDRYLIFYIRTADKLQRTARWIETLPGGIKYLKEVIVDDKLGLCADMERQMHELVDSYFCEWTETVKDPKRRKVFQQFANTDETVDTVEVVQERSQQRPTDWPKDTSERENFKGHKWSSVSWEPVIRADCFSDEPPRVSSANVKRGDTQLAVFKIKGKFYATQQMCPHKRAFVLSDGLVGDDDAGKYWLSCPYHKRNFELNGEQAGRCSNDESMSIATFPVEERDDGWVYIQLPPIKELDLILGTKKWKVRRGEAEDPFLKVDKQFKGMKGKKVLDGFLTRDPVQSAKSIDW; from the exons ATGCCTGAGCTGGATGGCCTACGATATGGGGGGCCCATTGATGGCAGTTCCAGTCCCGCGAACCAGGTCCAGCGCCAGAAGATTGTCGTAGTTGGGTTTGGAATGGTGGCTATTTCCCTCAT TGAGAAAATTATCAAGCATGATACAGAGCGAAAAGTTGACATTGTTGTCATTGGCGAAGAGTCCCACGTAGCATACAACCGCGTTGGACTTTCGACGTTTTTCGAACATCGCAAGATTGAGGATCTATACCTTAATCCGACAGAATGG TATGACTCGTTCGAAGAACGAGCCTTCGATCACCACCTCAATACACGAGTAACAGCAATCAACCCCACGGCGAAAACAGTCCAAACCTCCACCGGTACCACAATCGACTATGACATCCTCGTCCTGGCAACAGGATCCGATGCCACTCTCCCAACACACACACCCGGCCACGATGCCAAAGGCGTCTTTGTATATCGAACTATCTCGGACTTGGAACGCCTCATCGTTTTTGCAGCTCAGCATAAAGGCGAAACGGCTGTTACAGTAGGAGGTGGACTTCTAGGGTTGGAAGCTGCAAAGGCAATGACAGATCTGAAGACTTTCGGAAACGTCAAATTGATCGATCGCAATAAATGGGTGCTAGCACGACAACTCGATGGAGATGCAGGATCGTTGGTCACTCGCAAGATCAGAGAGTTGGGACTTGATGTCGTCCATCAGAAACGGGTGAAGATGGTTCATACCGACGAGGGGAAGAATGTGGATGGCATTACCTTTGAGGATGGTGAGAGGATCGACTGTTGTTGCATTTGCTTTGCG ATTGGAGTCCAACCTCGAGATGAATTGGGTCGAGACATTGGAATTCAGTGCGGTGAGCGTGGAGGATTTGTGATCGATGAAAA TCTGCAAACCTCGATCCCGGATATCTACGCTGTCGGGGACTGCGCAAGCTGGGAGAACCAGATATTCGGAATCGTTGCTCCGGGCATTGAGATGGCCGATGTGCTCGCTTTCAATTTGACCAACCCAAACAAACCGCCTAGGAGTTTCAACCGACCAGATCTCAGCACGAAGTTGAAGCTTCTCGGAATTGACGTCGCTAGTTTCGGTGACTTCTTTGCCGACAGAGATGGGCCGAAGTTCCTTCCCGGTCGTCGGCCTTCCATTGTCCCTGGCTTGGGAGGGAATCATCCACGAGATGAACCCCCTGTCAAGGCCTTAATATACAAAGACCCCTTCAGTGGAGTGTACAAGAAATATTTGTTCACCGGGGACGGCAAGTTTTTGCTTGGTGGCATGATGATCGGAGATACCAAGGACTATCTGAAGCTGAATCAGATGGTTAAGCTCCAAAAAGTACTTGACATTCCTCCCAGTCAATTAATCCTTGGTGCCCAGAATGGCGGGGAGGAAAATGCAGATGACCT TAATGACAGCACCCAGATCTGTTCATGCCACAATGTCACCAAGGGCGATGTGGTCGAGTGTGTGGAGAACGGTATATGCAAAACCATGGCACAAGTCAAGTCATGCACAAAAGCAGGAACAGGTTGTGGTGGCTGCATGCCTCTTGTTCAGTCAATCTTCAACAAAACAATGCTCGACATGGGAGAAGAGGTGTCCAACAACC TCTGCTCACATATCCCTTATTCCCGAGCCGATCTGTACGGCTTCGTGGCCATCAAGCAATTGAAATCCTTCGTCGACATCATGAAAACTGTCGGAAAGAACCCAGAGTCCCTTGGTTGCGAACTGTGCAAGCCCGCAATCGCATCCATTCTGTCTAGTCTGTTCAACCCCCACATCATGGACAAGGGTTTCAATGACTTGCAGGAAATAAATGACAAGTTCCTCGCCAACATCCAAAGAGATGGCACCTTCTCTGTGGTACCCAGAATCCCCGGTGGTGAAATCACGGCCGATAAACTCATTGCGATCGGGTCCGTCGCCAAGAAATACGGTCTTTATTGTAAGATCACCGGTGCCCAGCGCATAGACATGTTCGGTGCAAAGAAGCCGGATCTTCTAAACGTCTGGACGGAACTGGTGGATGCGGGTATGGAGAGTGGACACGCCTATGCAAAGGCTCTTCGTGCAATTAAG AGTTGTGTTGGAACCACATGGTGTCGTTTCGGTGTCGGTGACAGTGTCGGCATGGCGATTCGACTGGAAGAGCGATACAAGAGTATTCGTGCCCCACACAAATTCAAGGGAGCTGTATCTGGTTGCGTGCGAGAATGTGCCGAGGCCCAAAATAAAGA CTTTGGACTCATTGCCACTGAAGGTGGGTTCAACATCTTTGTTGGAGGCAACGGAGGCGCAAAGCCCAGACACGCCGAGCTTCTTGTTGCGGACCTACCAGCGGAGATGGTGATACCCATCATCGACCGCTACCTGATTTTCTACATCCGTACCGCCGATAAACTCCAACGAACAGCACGATGGATCGAAACCCTCCCGGGCGGAATTAAGTACCTCAAAGAGGTTATCGTAGATGATAAACTTGGACTCTGTGCCGACATGGAAAGGCAAATGCACGAACTCGTCGACAGTTATTTCTGCGAGTGGACCGAGACCGTCAAAGACCCCAAGCGCCGAAAGGTCTTTCAACAATTTGCAAATACGGACGAGACTGTCGACACAGTCGAAGTTGTCCAAGAACGATCTCAGCAACGGCCAACAGACTGGCCAAAGGACACCTCCGAACGAGAGAATTTCAAAGGTCACAAGTGGTCAAGCGTCTCGTGGGAGCCGGTTATCCGAGCAGATTGTTTCTCTGACGAGCCACCGCGGGTCTCATCGGCGAATGTCAAGCGCGGCGACACGCAGCTTGCTGTCTTCAAGATTAAGGGTAAATTCTATGCAACGCAGCAGATGTGTCCGCATAAGCGAGCCTTTGTTCTGTCTGATGGCCTTGTTGGCGATGACGATGCTGGGAAATATTGGTTATCGTGTCCGTATCACAAGCGGAACTTTGAGCTCAACGGTGAGCAGGCGGGTCGGTGCTCAAATGATGAGAGCATGAGTATCGCTACATTCCCTGTTGAGGAGAGGGATGATGGCTGGGTTTATATTCAACTCCCGCCAATTAAGGAGTTGGATTTGATTTTAGGGACGAAGAAGTGGAAAGTCCGTAGGGGGGAGGCGGAGGATCCTTTCCTCAAGGTTGATAAGCAGTTCAAGGGTATGAAGGGAAAGAAAGTTCTGGATGGTTTCTTGACTCGTGACCCGGTACAGTCAGCTAAGTCGATTGACTGGTAA
- a CDS encoding Rhamnose mutarotase, with amino-acid sequence MAQPQPRRFAQIVHLKPSAVAAYKECHAKVWPEILQKIKECNIVDYSIYFDNDRTLFATFKYVGTDIEADMESMRSSSKMREWWNMTDGMQESLVPGAVSSAEVPGWWKPLEEVFHTE; translated from the exons ATGGCTCAACCTCAGCCCCGCCGCTTCGCCCAGATCGTTCACCTCAAGCCTTCTGCTGTGGCAGCATATAAAGAGTGCCACGCCAAGGTCTGGCCTGAGATCCTCCAAAAGATCAAGGAGTGTAATATCGTAGACT ACTCAATCTACTTCGACAACGACCGGACTCTCTTCGCGACTTTCAAGTATGTCGGCACTGACATCGAAGCTGATATGGAGAGCATGCGGTCCTCGTCAAAGATGAGAGAGTGGTGGAACATGACTGATGGGATGCAG GAGAGCCTTGTTCCCGGGGCCGTGAGCAGTGCTGAAGTTCCAGGGTGGTGGAAGCC